The Kosmotoga olearia TBF 19.5.1 sequence GATCGTCGGGGATTTATTGCTTCTTTTGGCGCTGGTATTTCTGGGAATCCTTTTTACGGCGCTTGTGTACGAGATAATTTTTCCAAACGAAGCCAGGGAGTTGTCGCTGAATACTGGAATTCATTTTTTGATGATAGTGACGCTTTTGACTCAGGGGATAATCTTTCAAATTGGTTCTATCAATCCAGAAAAAAGTATTTTGAAGCTTTTTACCGTTTTTAGTTCTATTGCGAGTCTGTTTTTATTTTTGATCGGTGTAGTTACCGTAAACCTTAATTGGTGGATCAAACCGGTTGAATCTCTTCTGGACATCCATCTTCATTTTGCTACGCCTCTGAGCATTTTACTCCTGGTTGTTCTGGTGTTCCTTGTCCCTTTTTCTTTGCTTTCATTTTCTTCTGATGATAAAAAGTGAGATTTCCTTATTACCATCCTCTTTATTGTAGTAATTTCTAGTTGTTTACTGTTTTATTATGATCCGGATCATATCTTTTTGAATTAGGGTGTCTCAAAAATCAGTAACAGCCAATAATATCAGCCACCTTTCTGTGAGGACGGCTGTTCAAGATATTGAACATAACACAAAGATTGTATGCCAATATGGCCAAACCCAATACCGCATCATAATTCCTGTTTCTCACATACCAAATGTATTCCAGATTGAAATATTCTTGTAGAATGTTAATCGTTCTCTCTATCTCCCAACGGTTTTTATACTTCTCCGCATATATTTGCCTCAATTGAATGCCCAGCCAACGAGCCTGACACTGTTTTTCCAGTGATACACCTTTCCTTTTGTTTGTGTCTATTACTGGTATCATGCTACTACAATCGAATATATAACGGTATATCTGTTGCGAATCATATGCGCTGTCTGCGAGGAAATATGTGTATGGCAAAATAAAAATACAGCAAGTGGCAGGATAAAAATCCAGCGGTAAGGGAAAGAAAAAGATCATTGCCAGCACCCGGAAAATCAATTACCCTTTAATTGCACACCAAAACAGTTAAAGGGGGTTAGAAAGGAGTGCTGACAATGATCCAGGTACATCATATCAAATATCTACGTGAATTTAAAGGGAAGTCGCTAAGAAATATAGCCAACGAAACTGGCCACGATTTCAGAACGGTGAAGAAATATGACGAAATGGATGATTTCAACGAGTATGTTCAACGTAGAAAGAGGACTTCCAAGCTCGATCCGTACAAGCCCAAAATAGATGAATGGCTGGAAGAAGATAAAAAGGTAAAGGCAAAACAACGTCATACTGCTAGAAGGATTTACAAGAGACTATGTGAGGAATATCCGAATTTTCCGCTCAGCGAACGTACGGTAAGAGCATATGTGAGAAAGAAAAAGAAGGAATTGTATTCCAACGAAGGTTATTTACCTCTTGACCATCCTGGTGGTGAAGCTCAAGCAGATTTTGGACAGGCTGAGTTCATTGAAAAGGGTAAGGGAACGACGCTGCATTATCTGAATCTTTCTTTTCCATACAGCAACGGGGGATACTTTCAACTGTTTAGAGGGGAAAACCTTGAATGTTTGCTCGAGGGGCTGAAGAACATATTCGAACATATTGGAAAGGTTCCTCGGCGTATATGGTTCGACAACCTATCTCCCGTGGTGAAAAAAATTCTGGATGGAGGGGAAAGGGAGGTAACGGAGAAGTTTTACAGATTCTGTCAACATTATGGTTTTGAACCTGTGTTTTGTAATCCTGGTTGTGGCAATGAAAAAGGCAATGTGGAAAACAAGGTTGGATATAACAGGCGGAACTTCTTTGTTCCCATACCCAGGATAGAGAATCTTGAAGATTACAACAAAGAGCTCTTAATCCTCTCGGAGAAAGATATGGAAAGACCCCATTACCGAAAGGAAAAGAGCATTAAAGAACTGTTTTTAGAAGAAAAGAAAAAGATGCTCCTACTCAACGAAAAACCTCTGGATATTTCCAGGGTACAGAAAGCAAAGACAGACAAGTATGGGATGCTTCGTTTTGAAAACAACAGATACTCCGTGTCACCAAAACATACTGAAACAGAAGTGTGGTTGAAGATAGGGGCATCGGAAATAGAGATACTGGATGAAGACTACAAAGTGCTCGTAAAACATCCCAGGTTATACGGACACAACCTCCAATCTCTGAATTGGTATCCATACCTTGAGACCTTGAGCAGGAGGCCACGTGCATTGAAATATACAGGATTTTACAGGGAATTATCTCCTATTTGGCAAGAATACTTTGAATCCTGTGATTACCAGGAAAAGAAAAACAGCTTGAAGTTGTTGGTCAAAATGCTACGTGAAACAGATATGGTGTCGACATCGATTATAAAATAGTAAAAACGTCGGTCAAAAATGAGCAAAAACATCGGTAAGAATTGAGTAGTAACATCTGAATATCTCAGATAGAAAAGGAGGTATTCAGATGTTAACGGAAAAGCAGGTCTTTGAAATCAGAATATTGTACAGAGAGGGGTTAAGCAAGCTAGCAATAGCCAGGCGCCTTGGCATTGCTCCCAACACCGTAAAGAAATATCTTGAAAAGGAGTGGTGTCAAATGGCAAAAAGAGGTTCGAAACTGGATCCTTTCAAGGATTACATCGAGAAAAGGCTCCAGGAGTATCCCGAACTTACAGCGACAGTGTTGTTTAAGGAATTGGTGGAGAGAGGTTATACCGGTAAACTGACAATACTCCGGATGTATGTGTCCTCAATAAGACCCAAGGGGAAACCTGAAATTGTTGTCAGATTCGAAACAGAACCTGGTAGACAATTTCAGGTTGATTGGGGAACGGGTACAACGGTTATTGCAGGCGAAAAGACGACCGTTAAGTTCTTCATTATGGTGTTGAGCTATTCACGGATGCTGTACGCGGAGATAGTACCAGATGAAAAGCTTGAGACCTTGATCCAAGCTCATCTGCATGCCTTTGAGTACTTTGGTGGTTATCCCTCAGAAGGTCTGTACGACAACATGAAAACCGTTGTAAAGAAGCTTCAGAAACAGAAGGAATACAACGCCAGATTCATGGATTTTGCAAACTTCTACGGCTTTAAAGTGATTACTCACAGGCCATATAATCCAAAAGCCAAAGGAAAGGTCGAGAGGTTGGTTCCTTACGTAAGGGAAAATATTCTTTACGGCCAGAGTTATTCGAGTCTAACGGAACTGAAGAATGTATTAAAAGATTGGTTAGCAGTAGCGAACCAGCGGCTTCATTCAGAATTAAAAGAAACCCCTCTCGAAAGATTCGAGAGGGAAAAGAATCACCTAAACAAACTAAGTAAATCGTATCCGATTCGCAGATTAAATACAAGACTCGTAAGAGACAAAGGCCAGATAGTCTACAAAGAAAGGGCATACCATGTTGGTAAAAAATACACAGGGGAAAGAGTCAATCTCCAGGTGGAAGGTTCACTACTGAAGATATACGATGGCGATGAACTCATTACAGTACATCCCTTGAAAGACCAGGTAGAAAAAAGGTCTTTGAGAGAATACCAGGCTCTTGTGGGTGATGCGGTATGAGCTACGAAAACGTACACAGCCTGTTGAAAGAACTGAAACTGGAAGGAATCTCCAGGGTACTGGATTCTTCTCTTCAAAACTGGAGTAAAGGGGATAAAGACGTTCTCGAATTGATTGAAGAACTACTAATAGCCCAGAAGAAAGAAAACGAGAACAAGAAATACATAACGGCTCTCAGATACAGCGGATTACCTTTCCACAAAACCCTGGAAGAATTCGATTTCAGTTTCCAACCCAGTATAGACAGAAAACAGATAATGGAATTGAAGACCCTGAGATTCATGTACGAAAAAGAGAACGTGGTATTCCTTGGACCTCCTGGAGTAGGGAAAACACACCTGGCGGTAGGTCTTGGAATGGAAGCCCTAAGGGAAGGAAAGAAAATATACTTTGTTAACGCAATAACATTGGTGGATCGATTAAAGAAAGCTTTTATTGAAAGACATCTGGAAAAAACCATTAGATTCTACAAATCCCTTGACCTCCTAATAATAGACGAACTGGGATACCTGCCACTGGATACAGAAGGAGCGAAGCTATTCTTTGAACTAGTAAGCCAGAAATACGAACAAGGAAGCATAATCCTGACATCCAACAGAAGCTTTACCGAATGGGACAAGATATTCGAAGACGAAGTATTAGCAACAGCGGTATTAGATAGACTCTTACATCATTGTACAATTGTCAACATTCGTGGAAAAAGCTACAGACTGAAAGAAAAACAGAAAACGGGGCTTGTTGGTATACAGACGACGATTGATAGAAGTGACAAACTACGCAAATCTGATCGATGAAACTACGCAATTTTGTTCGATGTTTTTATGCTTTTTTGGTCGATGTTGACATATGGAAACCGCAAGTCGTGCACTGGAGATAAGCCTGAAGAGCGAACGTTGCACTGCTGAAACAATATTCCTCTCATACCGACGGTTGATCCAGGAAGAACCATCACCCTTTGAAACAGGGAACGAAGTACCGAGATTACGAGCGTACGCAACCGATTTTAAGGAATACGATGCCCTGGTGGGTGAAAGGAAATGAAAGAACTCATCGCTCAATACTGCAAAGAACTGAGATTGGGAAAAAGTATAGTGGAAAACTACCAAAAGATACAGGCAGAAACCAACGAGGAATTCCTGGTGAAACTACTGAAGCTGGAGATTGAAAACAGACGGGTATCACGTAAAAATCGTTATCTAAAACAGGCGAATTTCGAGGTAATGAAAACCTTTAAAGGCTACAGTTTTGAAAACGTACAGATACCCAAGAGTATAACGCTGGAAGAACTACAAGAAGGGAGGTTTCTGGAAAAGAAAGAGAACCTAATACTGTACGGTCCTGTAGGAACAGGAAAAACACACATGGCAACAGCCATAGGTATCGCAGCTTGTAACCGGGAAAAGAAAGTCAGATTTTACAGAACGGCCACACTGGTAAATGAACTTGTGGAAGCAAAAAGCAACGGAACATTGAAGAGGTTCTTGAAGACACTCAGAAAGACAGATTTGCTCATATGCGACGAATGGGGTTACATACCTTTAGACCGAGAAGGAGCGCAACTCTTGTTTCAAGTGATTGCGGAAAGATATGAGAGGAACAGCGTAATAATCACAACGAACCTTGAGTTCAGCAAATGGAATGGGATATTCTACGATGAGAAACTCACCAGTGCCATAATAGACAGATTGATTCACCATTGCCATTTGTTGGTGTTTACAGGCAAGAGTTACCGATTGGAACATTCGAGTATTAAGACTTAATTTTTTTACCCCGGGTGCTGGTTTTTTATTTTTCCAAACGCTGGATTTTTATATTGCCAAAAACACTCATATGTACTTTTCTTCCATATTCCCAGCCTTTTGTCGTCTTTGTCCAACTGGATTGGGGGTCTTTGTATTTCCCTGTCCTTCTTCGTCTTTGTGCTGTATGGGCTTTACAAGTCTTGGTCACGAAAGGAATCCACCACCAACTCAATCCTTTCAAGTCCTTCTATATCCAAAAAGAGGTTTACAACATCTTTGTTTATCCTGTGAAGAGGCAATTCTCTTACTCTCCTGGATATAGTCTGGAATGGTGGTATGTTTTTCAAGTCCAAGAGTTCCATGTATTTGGGATTCTTTTCTAAAAAGTTCTTTGCCCCACGATATGAGACATCGCATAGCTTCAATAAAATGGAAAGTTTCAAGATGCTCTTGTCAGAATAAGCCTTTCTTCTACCTCTGCCTTGTTTGTTAACGAAGTTAGAAGGCAAAAGCTTGTCTAACTGCTCAATAATCTTTACAATATCGCTTTTTGTGAGTTCTTGTGGTACCATTTATTTGGGCCTCCTTTCTTGTTTTGGGCTATTTCAATGGTACCACCATTGGAACTTGGGAGGCCCGCTTTTTTTCGTGACACCCTATTTTTGAATGATATTGTTAGTGTGTAGCTATATTAGATCAATCTGGATTTCTTTTGTTCTACTGTACTGAGTATTTTACGTTTACTGAGCATAATTTTCTTTATTTGGTCTTCTTTATCACTTTTTCTTTGGTTTCCTTTTCTGACTGTAAAAAGTGAGGTCCACAAGGGACCTCACCAGATCATTATTAGTCTTTACTGTTGGAAGGTGGTGCTCTTCTCCTATCTTACATCTCCTTATATCAGTAACCCAGAGATCTCGGGTCAAGCGCATCTCTCAGGGCGTCACCAAGCAGGTTGAACGCCATAACAACGATAAAGATGAAGATACCGGGTACGAGAAGCCACGGCGCTTCCGTCATAACCTTTATATTCTGAGCCTGACTCAGCATCAATCCCCAGCTGGCAGAAGGTTCCATGATCCCGAGCCCAAGGAAGCTGAGTCCAGCCTCACCGAGTATGTATCCGGGTATAGACAGGGTTGCAGATACGATGATGTAGGTTGCGGTATTCGGAATGATGTGTTTCCAGATGATCCGGCTTGATGGATATCCCATTGCGATTGCTGCCTGAACGAATTCCCTTTCTTTTAACGAAAGTACCATACCACGTATGACCCTGGACATACCGGGCCAACCAAGGAAACTGAGGATGACAACGATGAGCAGATAGGTTATGTGTGAGGGGAGATTGGTCGGCAGTATGGCTCTAAGGGATATCAACAGGTAGAATCCAGGGATTGACATCAATATTTCCGTCATTCTCATGAGACTTTCATCAACCCATCCACCGTAGTATCCTGCAACTCCACCTATGAACAAACCGAGCGTGAAGGTTATCATGATAGCCAAGAGACCGATAGACATGGAGATTCTCGAGCCGAATAGAATTCTCGAGAATACGTCTCGTCCGAATTTATCTCCACCGAAGAAATAGATTCTCGCCGGGTCATCAACTCCTATTAAATGGATATCCATGGGGATGAGCCAGAGGAGTTTGTATTCCCAGGAGCGAACGAAAAACTTTAGTGGGAATTTCCTCATTTCGAAGTCCACTACTTTTGGGGTGACTACCACATCGAAAAGCTCAGGATCTATGTCCAGTTCGGCGAGAAATTCCTTTGCCAGTTCAAAATCCCCGCCTTCGACATCTATTATTTCATTAACCAGACTTATGGCTTCTGTTACCACGTCTCTTACTTCATCCTTTTTTACAGCATAGATCCTGTGAAGCCTTTTCTCAGTGACAACCTTTACGGGATCACCGATATTTCTGAGGGTTCTATATTTGTTTGGAGCCAGGGCGTTGAGAACATCTTCGCTGGTGTTTTCCTGGAACAAAGGTTCTTTCAGCATACCGATTTCCGATAGTTTGACTATTTCCAGGGTCTTATAGTCTGGATTCCCTAATATTGCTTTCTTACCTTTGGCGTCTTCAGCATATCTAATGGTCTCCACCACAAGATATATAGATCTAACGTCATCATTTCCAATTGTGAAGACCTTCTTTTCACCTGTTGATTCATCAATCGCAGTAATACTTTGCAGAGATGACCCCTCTGCAAAGGTTGTTTTGTACGTCACTGGATCCCTTTCGAGAACGTAGGGATAAACATAGGGGCGGGTGAATTTCCCATCTTCATCCTTCCAGTGGATGTTGGAAGGGGGAGAATAGGACAAGCCCTGCCATTGTTCATACGGGTCGTGCGGAGAAAGGAAATCTGCGAATATGGCAACCAGGTACATGATTATGAGAACCCAAAGTGAGATCATACCAAGCTTATGGCGCCTTAGGACTCTCCAGGCGAGTTGCCAGCGGTTCATGTATTCAACTTCGAACAAATCATCTTTTTTTACATCTTCTGTTTTTATAACTGCTTTTTGTTTTTTCAAGGCCACATCACTCCTGACTATCTCAATCTGAATCTGATTCTTGGATCTACCCAGGCAAGGAGAAGGTCTGCAACCAGGTTACCAGCTATCAGCAACAGCGAACTGAGTAATAGAGAAGCCATGACCATGAAAAGGTCCTGAGCAGTCAAGGCTTCTATAACTAACCTACCCATTCCAGGCCAGCCAAAAACGGTTTCTGTAAGGACAGCACCACCAAGCAACCCTGCGAGTGCGTATCCAAACATAGTGACTATCGGGTTTATAGCGTTTCTAACCGCATGTTTGTAGATGACATTATCCTCAGGCATACCCTTGGCTCTGGCGAAGAGAACGTAGTCCTGCCGCAGCTGGTCGAGAAGCTGTCCCCTCATCTGTCTCATTAATCCAGCAAGTCCAGAGGTTCCAAGGGTTACAACCGGACCGATAACGTGCCATAGATAATCGAGAATCTTTTGCCACCATGTGAACTGGTCGTAATTATTGGATATGATCCCACCGATCGGGAACCAACCGGTCTTTGCGGACATGTACAACCATAGAAGAGCGAAGAAGAAATTAGGGATCGAAATACCAATGAACGCCAGGAATGAAAAGAGCTGATCATTGAAGGAATATTGATGGAGCGCTGAATAAATCCCAAGAGGAATGGCAATTCCCCATATAAATATCATCGTCGAGATACTTAAGAGGAGTGTTGCGCCCAATCTTCTCCAGATGATACTAAAAACGGGAACATGATACACGAATGAATAACCGAAATTGCCTTTTAAAACCTGTCCTAACCATTTGAAGTATTGAACGATGATTGGTTTATCAAAACCAAACTGTTTTTCAAGAAGTTTTACCTGCTCCGCACTTATAGAAGGATTGAGCCTGTAGTTATCGAGAAAGTCACCAGGCGCTAAAGAGATTATTATGAACGAAAGGATGGAAACACCTAACAAAACCGGTACAGCGAGTATAAGTCTTCTAAGTATATATCTGAGCACCTTCTTCCCTCCTTAAACCAGTAAAGACAATGAAAGCGGGAGGGATGACCCTCCCGCAAACACGAGGTCACCCCCGTGGATTATTCCCCTTCTTTCCAGATACCGTAAACCTTCCAGAGCATGCCAGCTGCTGGGTTGGGTTCAGGATTGGCGAGATGTATGTTGCCCTTAAGAGCGTAGAGGTAGTTCTGTGCAACGGTGTAAACCAGTGGCATATGCTCTGCACAGATCATCTGGAATTCGGCAAAGAGGTTGTATCTTTCCTGTTCGTCAACCGCGGATGTCTGGATCCTGAAGATTTCGTCGATTCTCTTTTCCCAGTCGGGGCTCCACCATATCTCTTCCGGAACTGTGTCGGGTCTGAGTTCAGGTGAGTAGTTCCAGAAGTGCAGACCACCGTCGAGTCTCCAGACGTTCCATCCGGATCCTGGATCGACAGAGCCGGTGAGACCAATGATGATAGCTTCATAGTCGGGTGTGAGGAGTTTCTGAACGAGTGTGTTGAACTGTATCGGGGTGAAGTTGATCTTCATACCGAGTTTCTTGGCGCTGTCAACGAGGATGTTACCGATGGCTTCACGGACGTTGTTACCGGCATTGGTCATGAGGTTGAATTCAACAACGTTGCCATCTTTGTCGACAAGTTCACCGTTTGCATTCCAGCTGAATCCACCCTTCTTGAGTTCGAGCCTTGCCCTGATGATGGAGTACTTGTAGGCGAACTTCTCGATTTCGGGATAGTAGAATCCGCTGGATGGGCTAACAGGTCCGTAAAGTGGTGAACCGAGACCATTGTAGAGGGTTTCGATCAGAGTGCCTCTGTCGAGCATGTAAACAAAGGCTTTTCTGAAGTGTTCATTTCTGAACCATTCTCTCTTAACAGGATCTTTGGTAACCCAGTTGAAGGCGATGAACTGGGAACCGAGTGCGGGTCCACCAACACCGACAACCCAGCCTTTTTCCTCGGCCTGTTCCTTGATTCTGGGGAAGTTTTCAGCTGTTGGACCGTAAAGGTCGATTTCGCCAGCCTCGAACTTCAACAGCTCGGTGTTGAGGTCGGGAACTATGAGATAAACAACCTTGTCAAGGTAAGGCAGTCTTACGCCATTTTTGTCGAATCTGTAGTAGTTGGGGTTCCTTTCGAGGACGACCCTTACACCTTCGGTGTACTCAACGGGCAGGAATGGCCCCATACCGACGATCTTATCGATATCGGCAACGGTCCAGGCTTCGGAGAATTTACCGTTCTCGACGGCTTCTTCGAGAACGTGTTTGGGAAGAATGCCGGTGTAACCGACCCATTTGAATCCCCAGACGTTCGGGACGCTCCATGTAAAGGAAATCGTGTAGTCATCAACGATTTCAACCACAGGGAGCTGGTCATTGGCGTCCATGGCTCCACCAGGTCCATTGGCAGTCATGCCCTCGACGAGAGCGACCTTTGTGAAGGTCCAGTAAACGTCTTCGATGGTGAAAGGTTCACCATCTGACCATACGATTCCCTTCCTGATCTGGAAGAAAACCGTCTTACCGTCGTCGGAGAACCACCATTTGGTCGCGAGAGCCGGTACGGTGGGCATCCCTTTGTTATCAGAGTTGAACAGAGAATCGCTGAAATAGTCAATGATGTCTGAGGAGCTTGTTTCCTGAGACCAGAATGGATTCAGAGTCTTGGGACCGGAAGTTGTAGAAAGATAGAGAGTGCCCCCGGGTTTCCCGTTAAAGTCCTCAATAGCGTACTCTGGCTCGACGGCGACAATCATTGCGGCAACAAGGAACACCGCCAAGAGTACAAACAGTTTCTTCATGCTTTTTCCCCTCCTTCTTTAGAAGATGTGGAATAGAGATGACACGCAACATAATGGTTATCTGAAACCTTGAATAGTGGTGGGTATTCTTTTGAACAGATTTCCATCTTATATTTACATCTTGGGTGGAAGAAACAGCCGCTTGGCCTATTAATGGGACTCGGTACCTGTCCACCTATCAGTTCTTTCCTGTTCCTTTTTTTCCTTGGATCCGGAATCGGAGCAGCTGCTAGCAAAGCTTTCGTATATGGGTGCAAAGGATTGTCGAATACCTCTTCACTACCACCCTTTTCCACGATTTTTCCCAGATACATGACAGCAACTTCGTCGCTTATGAACC is a genomic window containing:
- a CDS encoding transposase translates to MPYTYFLADSAYDSQQIYRYIFDCSSMIPVIDTNKRKGVSLEKQCQARWLGIQLRQIYAEKYKNRWEIERTINILQEYFNLEYIWYVRNRNYDAVLGLAILAYNLCVMFNILNSRPHRKVADIIGCY
- the istB gene encoding IS21-like element ISKol3 family helper ATPase IstB, whose product is MKELIAQYCKELRLGKSIVENYQKIQAETNEEFLVKLLKLEIENRRVSRKNRYLKQANFEVMKTFKGYSFENVQIPKSITLEELQEGRFLEKKENLILYGPVGTGKTHMATAIGIAACNREKKVRFYRTATLVNELVEAKSNGTLKRFLKTLRKTDLLICDEWGYIPLDREGAQLLFQVIAERYERNSVIITTNLEFSKWNGIFYDEKLTSAIIDRLIHHCHLLVFTGKSYRLEHSSIKT
- a CDS encoding ABC transporter permease, coding for MKKQKAVIKTEDVKKDDLFEVEYMNRWQLAWRVLRRHKLGMISLWVLIIMYLVAIFADFLSPHDPYEQWQGLSYSPPSNIHWKDEDGKFTRPYVYPYVLERDPVTYKTTFAEGSSLQSITAIDESTGEKKVFTIGNDDVRSIYLVVETIRYAEDAKGKKAILGNPDYKTLEIVKLSEIGMLKEPLFQENTSEDVLNALAPNKYRTLRNIGDPVKVVTEKRLHRIYAVKKDEVRDVVTEAISLVNEIIDVEGGDFELAKEFLAELDIDPELFDVVVTPKVVDFEMRKFPLKFFVRSWEYKLLWLIPMDIHLIGVDDPARIYFFGGDKFGRDVFSRILFGSRISMSIGLLAIMITFTLGLFIGGVAGYYGGWVDESLMRMTEILMSIPGFYLLISLRAILPTNLPSHITYLLIVVILSFLGWPGMSRVIRGMVLSLKEREFVQAAIAMGYPSSRIIWKHIIPNTATYIIVSATLSIPGYILGEAGLSFLGLGIMEPSASWGLMLSQAQNIKVMTEAPWLLVPGIFIFIVVMAFNLLGDALRDALDPRSLGY
- the istB gene encoding IS21-like element ISKol10 family helper ATPase IstB; this encodes MSYENVHSLLKELKLEGISRVLDSSLQNWSKGDKDVLELIEELLIAQKKENENKKYITALRYSGLPFHKTLEEFDFSFQPSIDRKQIMELKTLRFMYEKENVVFLGPPGVGKTHLAVGLGMEALREGKKIYFVNAITLVDRLKKAFIERHLEKTIRFYKSLDLLIIDELGYLPLDTEGAKLFFELVSQKYEQGSIILTSNRSFTEWDKIFEDEVLATAVLDRLLHHCTIVNIRGKSYRLKEKQKTGLVGIQTTIDRSDKLRKSDR
- a CDS encoding ABC transporter permease, which produces MLRYILRRLILAVPVLLGVSILSFIIISLAPGDFLDNYRLNPSISAEQVKLLEKQFGFDKPIIVQYFKWLGQVLKGNFGYSFVYHVPVFSIIWRRLGATLLLSISTMIFIWGIAIPLGIYSALHQYSFNDQLFSFLAFIGISIPNFFFALLWLYMSAKTGWFPIGGIISNNYDQFTWWQKILDYLWHVIGPVVTLGTSGLAGLMRQMRGQLLDQLRQDYVLFARAKGMPEDNVIYKHAVRNAINPIVTMFGYALAGLLGGAVLTETVFGWPGMGRLVIEALTAQDLFMVMASLLLSSLLLIAGNLVADLLLAWVDPRIRFRLR
- a CDS encoding ABC transporter substrate-binding protein → MIVAVEPEYAIEDFNGKPGGTLYLSTTSGPKTLNPFWSQETSSSDIIDYFSDSLFNSDNKGMPTVPALATKWWFSDDGKTVFFQIRKGIVWSDGEPFTIEDVYWTFTKVALVEGMTANGPGGAMDANDQLPVVEIVDDYTISFTWSVPNVWGFKWVGYTGILPKHVLEEAVENGKFSEAWTVADIDKIVGMGPFLPVEYTEGVRVVLERNPNYYRFDKNGVRLPYLDKVVYLIVPDLNTELLKFEAGEIDLYGPTAENFPRIKEQAEEKGWVVGVGGPALGSQFIAFNWVTKDPVKREWFRNEHFRKAFVYMLDRGTLIETLYNGLGSPLYGPVSPSSGFYYPEIEKFAYKYSIIRARLELKKGGFSWNANGELVDKDGNVVEFNLMTNAGNNVREAIGNILVDSAKKLGMKINFTPIQFNTLVQKLLTPDYEAIIIGLTGSVDPGSGWNVWRLDGGLHFWNYSPELRPDTVPEEIWWSPDWEKRIDEIFRIQTSAVDEQERYNLFAEFQMICAEHMPLVYTVAQNYLYALKGNIHLANPEPNPAAGMLWKVYGIWKEGE
- the istA gene encoding IS21 family transposase — encoded protein: MLTEKQVFEIRILYREGLSKLAIARRLGIAPNTVKKYLEKEWCQMAKRGSKLDPFKDYIEKRLQEYPELTATVLFKELVERGYTGKLTILRMYVSSIRPKGKPEIVVRFETEPGRQFQVDWGTGTTVIAGEKTTVKFFIMVLSYSRMLYAEIVPDEKLETLIQAHLHAFEYFGGYPSEGLYDNMKTVVKKLQKQKEYNARFMDFANFYGFKVITHRPYNPKAKGKVERLVPYVRENILYGQSYSSLTELKNVLKDWLAVANQRLHSELKETPLERFEREKNHLNKLSKSYPIRRLNTRLVRDKGQIVYKERAYHVGKKYTGERVNLQVEGSLLKIYDGDELITVHPLKDQVEKRSLREYQALVGDAV